In the Actinomycetota bacterium genome, ACAGCGTGATCTGCAGCAGGTTGATGCCGATCACCCAGTTGAACTCGCGCGGCGGCTTGTAGGCGCCGTGGTAGAACACTCGCGCCATGTGCAGGAATACGGTGAGGACCATCAGGTGCGCTGCCCACCGGTGCATGTTGCGAACGAACTGGCCGAAGGCAATCGCTTGTGACAAGTCCTGCATGTCTTGGTAGACCGGTGCCGATGTCAGGTCAACGGCGGGCCGGTAGAAGAACATGAGGTAGATGCCGGTAATAGTGAGCAAGGTGAACAGGAAGAAGGACAGTCCGCCCAAGCAGAACGTGTAGGTGAGTTTTATTCCGTGCCGACGCACCTTCACCGGGTGAAGGTGGTACAGCACGTTGTTCATCGTGGCCAGTGCGCGGTCGCGAGACGTATCCCGGTAGCCCTTCCGCAGGAAAGAGCCCGGTCGGAAGATCGATTTCCAGACCTGGGACTCTTGGGTCTTGTTGCGGAGGAGGTCCAACTTCTCCCCGAGCAGTCCCTTATCCGTCTTCGCCACGTCTTCGCCCTCCGGCTAACGCCCGCTCTTGGCCCTGTCCCCAACGGTGATGTAGAAGAGCGCATCCGAGGGGCAGCGCTCAACGCAGATTCCACATCGCGTGCATTCGGTGTCGTCGATCACGAAGACGGCGGCGGCGTTACCCGCCGCATCCTTGATCGCTGCCGTGTCGGCCGACGCCACGATGTCGCCCGACAGCATGTAGATGCAGTCCCATGGGCAGACGTCCTCGCAGGCGCGGCACAGGATGCACAGGTCGGCGTCCAGACCAATATGCCGCTTCGGGCGCACGCGTTCCTGCAGCCAGTTCGGATCCACGACCTTCAGGTCGTAGGCGTCGTAGAACTGAGGCTTGTTCGATTCCGCGCTCATTTGTAGCCGCCCGTGGACTCGGCTTTGCTCTCGCCGGAGCGAAGTTGCTTCGGAAGGCGGCGCTGGTAGATCACAAACGCTGCTCCGAATCCCGCGAGCACGATCCCGTTCTGCACCACGACGACCAGGTCTTTCGCGCTCTGCTTAAGGCACGAAAGGCCTTCGGACGTGGCC is a window encoding:
- a CDS encoding 4Fe-4S binding protein — translated: MSAESNKPQFYDAYDLKVVDPNWLQERVRPKRHIGLDADLCILCRACEDVCPWDCIYMLSGDIVASADTAAIKDAAGNAAAVFVIDDTECTRCGICVERCPSDALFYITVGDRAKSGR
- the extP gene encoding selenite/tellurite reduction operon b-type cytochrome ExtP; the encoded protein is MAKTDKGLLGEKLDLLRNKTQESQVWKSIFRPGSFLRKGYRDTSRDRALATMNNVLYHLHPVKVRRHGIKLTYTFCLGGLSFFLFTLLTITGIYLMFFYRPAVDLTSAPVYQDMQDLSQAIAFGQFVRNMHRWAAHLMVLTVFLHMARVFYHGAYKPPREFNWVIGINLLQITLLLSFTGYLLPWDQLAIWAVTVGTNMMGYTPVFGRQVKFVLVGGLEVGPPTLIRWYVLHVLALPFVALLLMAVHFWRIRKDGGISGPL